The following proteins are co-located in the Gloeocapsa sp. PCC 7428 genome:
- a CDS encoding RNA methyltransferase, with translation MLTSLQNPLVKQLRKLHSAKERREQGVFLIEGTHLLQEACRVKYPLETVCCTPEWQSSNQMLWQQASQQAKRGEIVSEEVLKAIATTVNPDGVVATAPHCLERIQVPYNGLALALENVQDPGNLGTIIRTAKAAGANGLWLSANSVDIYNPKVLRATAGQWFRLPIAISPDLRATVCKCQQAGMQVIATQADASLTYWEVNWQRPSLILLGNEGAGLSAELVAQSDLCVRIPQNAEVESLNVAIAAALMLYEAQRQKMFSTAE, from the coding sequence ATGCTCACTAGTTTGCAAAACCCGCTGGTCAAGCAGTTACGAAAGTTGCATTCCGCAAAAGAACGGCGGGAACAAGGTGTGTTTTTAATCGAAGGAACACACTTACTTCAAGAAGCTTGTCGGGTAAAGTACCCTTTAGAGACTGTGTGTTGTACTCCAGAGTGGCAAAGTAGCAATCAGATGCTATGGCAACAAGCTAGCCAGCAAGCGAAACGCGGAGAAATTGTTAGTGAAGAAGTTTTGAAAGCGATCGCCACAACCGTCAACCCTGATGGCGTTGTCGCAACCGCGCCCCACTGTTTAGAACGCATCCAAGTCCCGTACAATGGTTTAGCACTAGCTTTAGAAAACGTGCAAGACCCAGGTAATTTAGGAACGATTATTCGCACAGCTAAAGCAGCTGGTGCTAATGGATTGTGGTTGAGTGCCAATAGTGTCGATATCTATAACCCAAAAGTTTTAAGAGCCACAGCAGGACAGTGGTTTCGCTTACCAATCGCTATCAGTCCCGATTTAAGGGCAACAGTATGCAAATGTCAACAAGCAGGAATGCAAGTCATTGCTACACAGGCAGATGCATCGTTAACTTACTGGGAAGTCAATTGGCAGCGTCCAAGTTTAATCTTGCTAGGAAATGAAGGCGCAGGCTTATCCGCTGAATTAGTCGCGCAAAGCGATCTTTGTGTCAGAATTCCGCAAAATGCTGAAGTCGAATCATTAAATGTAGCGATCGCAGCTGCTTTGATGTTGTATGAAGCGCAACGCCAAAAGATGTTTTCGACGGCAGAATAA
- a CDS encoding iron ABC transporter permease has protein sequence MQISRGISAHRPPLFLLVTGAITAVAIAIPLTYLVIRTAGVGGEELSDLLLRPRTVTVLLNSAGMAAAVTIFSALIAIPLAFLTVRTDLPWRRFWLIVTTLPLAVPSYVGSFALIAAFGPRGSLLQLLLEPLGVQQLPSIYGWFGTILAITLFTYPYILLSVRAGLHGIDPAIEEAARSLGYSRRDTFFRVILPQLRPSIVAGSLLVALYALRDFGTPSLMRFDAFTRVIFLQYRSSFNRNLAAALALILVVLVLGILWLENKARSRARYYSRRASRRALQIKLGYWKLPALLFCAGITLISLVLPVGVTLFWLIRGLTVGGGDAVNLAQDMIQPALNSIWAAALAAIAATICALPVAILVVRFPSRITAVIERCSYIGFGLPGIVVALSLVFLGANYLPWVYQTLPILVFAYLVLFLPQSVGTVRSSLLQVNPQLEESAQVLGRTPWQTLREITLPLVRPGILSGATLVFLTAIKELPATLLLAPIGFSTLATKIWTATENVAFSDAAAAALTMLLVSCGSTLFMLSQEQ, from the coding sequence ATGCAAATTTCTAGGGGCATCTCAGCACATAGACCACCGTTATTTCTACTTGTTACAGGTGCAATTACTGCCGTTGCTATTGCAATTCCATTAACGTATTTAGTGATTCGGACAGCGGGTGTCGGTGGAGAAGAATTATCTGATTTGCTCTTGCGCCCTCGAACTGTGACGGTGTTACTCAACAGCGCTGGAATGGCAGCAGCCGTCACGATATTTTCTGCATTGATTGCGATTCCACTAGCGTTTTTAACCGTCAGGACAGATTTACCTTGGCGGCGATTTTGGTTAATTGTAACGACTCTGCCTTTAGCTGTTCCGAGTTATGTAGGTAGCTTTGCTTTAATAGCAGCATTTGGACCAAGAGGCAGCTTGTTACAACTGTTGCTAGAACCATTGGGAGTACAACAGCTACCGAGCATTTATGGCTGGTTTGGCACAATTTTAGCCATTACTTTATTTACTTATCCGTATATTTTACTGAGTGTCCGTGCCGGATTACACGGAATTGACCCCGCGATCGAAGAAGCTGCGCGGAGTTTGGGATATAGTAGACGAGACACATTCTTTCGCGTCATCTTGCCGCAGTTGCGTCCTTCGATAGTTGCCGGATCGCTTTTAGTTGCATTGTATGCGTTACGCGATTTTGGTACGCCTTCGCTGATGCGGTTTGATGCTTTTACACGCGTCATCTTTCTGCAATACAGGTCGAGTTTTAACCGCAATTTAGCCGCTGCCCTAGCGTTAATTTTGGTCGTATTAGTATTAGGAATTTTGTGGTTAGAAAATAAGGCGCGATCGCGGGCAAGGTACTATAGTCGCCGTGCTTCTCGCCGTGCTTTACAAATCAAACTCGGATATTGGAAACTACCAGCGCTTTTGTTTTGTGCAGGAATTACGCTGATTAGTTTAGTGTTACCCGTTGGCGTGACTTTGTTTTGGTTGATTCGCGGCTTAACGGTGGGCGGTGGAGATGCGGTTAATTTGGCTCAAGACATGATCCAACCCGCGCTTAACTCAATTTGGGCAGCAGCACTCGCGGCGATCGCGGCAACGATTTGTGCTTTACCCGTGGCTATTTTAGTAGTGCGTTTTCCCAGCCGGATAACTGCCGTAATCGAGCGCTGTAGCTACATCGGCTTTGGCTTACCAGGAATTGTTGTTGCATTATCGCTCGTGTTTTTAGGTGCTAACTATCTTCCTTGGGTTTATCAAACTTTACCAATCCTGGTTTTTGCATATTTAGTCTTATTTTTACCGCAATCAGTCGGCACAGTCCGTAGTTCGCTGCTGCAAGTCAATCCACAACTCGAAGAATCTGCCCAAGTCTTAGGAAGAACTCCGTGGCAAACTTTGCGGGAAATTACCTTACCACTCGTCCGCCCAGGAATATTAAGTGGAGCAACTTTGGTATTTTTGACTGCAATTAAAGAGCTACCTGCAACATTGTTACTCGCGCCGATTGGTTTTTCAACACTCGCAACCAAGATTTGGACAGCAACAGAAAACGTTGCGTTTAGCGATGCCGCAGCGGCGGCGTTGACGATGTTGTTAGTTTCCTGCGGATCGACTTTATTTATGCTTTCTCAAGAGCAATAG
- a CDS encoding ABC transporter ATP-binding protein, with amino-acid sequence MGHEQVILRVDDVTKQFDQPPPAVANVSLSLIQGDLLGLLGPSGCGKTTLLRLIAGFERPQSGRVEIAGKTVAGAHWIPPEQRSVGMVFQDYALFPHLTVGENVAFGLRSHKKRSDRVAQLIELVGLAGLEKRYPHELSGGQQQRVALARALAPEPALILLDEPLSNLDVQVRLRLREELREILKATGISGVFVTHDQEEALAITDQVAVMRQGKIEQLGTPEEIYTHPQTRFVAEFVTRANFLPAKRRGHLWETEIGCFTVRTEIGQSETGDLMIREEDLILQPADSAPVIVHTRRFLGREYRYCLHTASGKRLHARTSAEVVLPVGTRVELAVAEQAIRFFPTNAISEDLVMNSVGSH; translated from the coding sequence ATGGGACACGAGCAAGTTATTCTTCGCGTCGATGATGTTACGAAACAGTTTGATCAACCACCACCAGCAGTTGCGAATGTCAGCCTTAGTCTTATTCAAGGAGATTTACTTGGTTTATTAGGTCCATCAGGTTGCGGTAAAACAACGTTGTTACGGTTAATTGCTGGATTTGAGCGTCCGCAATCAGGAAGAGTCGAAATTGCTGGAAAAACCGTCGCTGGTGCGCATTGGATACCTCCAGAACAGCGTTCGGTAGGCATGGTGTTTCAGGATTATGCACTATTTCCGCACTTAACCGTAGGTGAGAATGTTGCGTTTGGTTTGCGATCGCACAAAAAGCGCAGCGATCGCGTCGCTCAACTTATAGAACTTGTCGGATTAGCAGGATTAGAAAAACGCTATCCGCATGAATTATCTGGCGGACAACAGCAGCGAGTCGCTTTAGCACGCGCCTTAGCACCAGAACCCGCCCTGATTTTACTCGATGAACCGTTGAGTAATCTGGATGTGCAAGTCCGCTTGCGCTTGCGCGAGGAATTACGCGAAATTCTCAAAGCAACCGGAATTTCGGGGGTTTTTGTTACGCACGACCAAGAAGAAGCTTTGGCGATCACCGATCAAGTCGCCGTGATGCGTCAAGGAAAAATTGAACAACTAGGTACACCCGAAGAAATTTATACGCATCCCCAAACCCGCTTTGTTGCAGAGTTTGTCACTCGCGCCAACTTTTTGCCAGCTAAGCGCCGAGGACACCTGTGGGAAACCGAAATTGGCTGTTTTACCGTGCGCACAGAGATAGGACAAAGCGAAACGGGCGACTTAATGATTCGCGAAGAAGATTTAATCTTACAACCTGCGGATAGTGCGCCTGTTATTGTTCACACTCGTAGGTTTTTAGGACGCGAATACCGCTACTGTTTGCACACTGCATCGGGTAAAAGATTACACGCGCGCACATCAGCCGAAGTCGTCTTACCAGTAGGAACGCGAGTCGAGTTAGCCGTTGCTGAACAAGCAATTAGGTTTTTTCCAACCAATGCGATATCAGAGGATTTGGTGATGAATTCAGTTGGTTCGCATTGA
- a CDS encoding ABC transporter ATP-binding protein, translating to MAEPIIELKGVSKAFGNNVVLDEADLTLYQGEALAIIGPSGTGKSTILRIIAGLLAPDAGEVYIQGHQRKGLIEDAADPISIGMVFQQAALFDSLTVEENVGFLLYQHSQLSRSRIRELVNQKLEMVGLTGVGDRYPSELSGGMRKRVSFARAIMSNPDNIKDSPAVLLYDEPTAGLDPIASTVIEDLIRQLQCTTGVCSTYAIVTHQDSTIRRTADRIVFLYQGKVQWEGSVKDIDTSDNPLIQQFFSGNVEGPIQVIG from the coding sequence ATGGCTGAGCCGATCATTGAACTTAAAGGCGTGAGTAAAGCATTCGGTAACAACGTCGTTTTAGATGAAGCCGATTTAACGCTTTATCAAGGAGAAGCCTTAGCGATTATTGGTCCATCGGGTACAGGTAAATCTACAATATTACGCATTATTGCTGGATTGCTAGCACCAGATGCAGGAGAAGTTTATATCCAAGGACACCAACGCAAAGGACTCATTGAAGATGCTGCCGATCCTATTAGTATTGGGATGGTATTTCAGCAGGCGGCATTATTTGACTCATTAACCGTCGAAGAAAACGTTGGTTTTTTGCTTTATCAACATTCACAACTATCGCGATCGCGTATTCGCGAGTTAGTTAATCAAAAATTAGAAATGGTCGGCTTAACCGGAGTTGGCGATCGCTACCCAAGTGAACTTTCCGGCGGAATGCGCAAGCGTGTCAGTTTTGCCAGAGCCATCATGTCTAATCCCGATAATATCAAAGACTCTCCAGCGGTTTTACTCTACGATGAACCTACCGCTGGTCTTGATCCAATTGCATCGACAGTTATTGAAGATTTAATTCGACAGCTACAATGCACAACTGGGGTATGTAGTACTTATGCGATCGTCACCCATCAAGATAGTACGATCCGCCGTACCGCAGATCGCATTGTCTTTCTCTACCAAGGAAAAGTTCAGTGGGAAGGCTCTGTAAAAGATATTGATACTTCTGACAATCCTCTCATTCAACAATTTTTTAGTGGTAATGTTGAAGGACCAATTCAGGTTATTGGCTAA
- a CDS encoding caspase family protein yields the protein MKRRDFFKAVGAIVTALGISEFDLFRLSDRYGSALAQSTSRKLALLIGINEYSAMPLNGCVTDVELQSELLIHRFGFQPADIVVLHNQQATRQQIEAAFMQHLVEQAQPGDIVVFHYSGYGRRIQLDEEHVEDQNPQENSELSQPLVSKTLCSTISSLVPVDSPITSSADPIVNDVLEETLWLMLRSLQTENVTTILDTSFYTPPTAPLGNLRIRSSPQIAPAQIHPLELELQQQLIDKIAPYRLLVPPHAALDFPGLFITASQTDQPAAEAQWSGFSAGLFTYALTQSLWEATPATTIHVSLSKATSVVELVGKQQPQLCGQKSQEQADVALHFMPNTDVSADGVVIAVEDNGKAAQLWLAGLQPTLLQYYGVNSRFKVVTPSSGEAGADQAQLQMRSRTGLTAKALLVADNESTNTLQTGQLVQEAIRIVPRNINLNVALDPGLERIERVDATSAFATASFVTLVTSGELADCLFGRIQDDTQSTTASRYGLFTLAHELIPNTAGEAGEAVKVAVQRLIPKLQTLLAAKLWRLTSNETSDLDIQATLEVVSAQKQAIIERETQRFQIKHRVETTTPSIVSTTSGIPSLPIGSRIKYKITNHSDRPVYLLLLGLDSSKNAIVLYPGKALAASGSTDTASIQELAIAPETTISVPRTEIDFEWILHGPPAVCETQLILSRSPFTQTLAALDAAREDLRGEEYISILSNPLEVTQALLRDLQTASAIAPDTMGAAPDTYALDVNAWASFNFIYQVT from the coding sequence ATGAAGCGGCGGGATTTTTTTAAAGCAGTTGGCGCAATAGTTACCGCGCTAGGGATCAGTGAGTTTGATTTGTTCAGGTTGAGCGATCGCTACGGCTCAGCTTTGGCACAATCTACCTCGCGAAAATTGGCGCTGTTGATTGGTATTAATGAATACTCAGCTATGCCGCTTAACGGTTGTGTGACTGATGTTGAACTTCAAAGCGAACTCCTCATTCATCGTTTCGGCTTTCAACCAGCAGATATTGTTGTATTGCATAATCAACAAGCAACTCGGCAGCAAATTGAAGCCGCATTTATGCAGCATTTAGTTGAACAAGCACAACCAGGCGATATTGTTGTGTTTCACTACAGCGGTTATGGACGTCGCATTCAACTTGATGAGGAACACGTAGAAGATCAGAATCCACAAGAGAATAGCGAACTCAGCCAACCGCTAGTATCTAAAACTTTATGCTCCACAATCAGTAGCTTAGTGCCGGTGGATAGTCCTATCACTTCGTCAGCCGATCCAATCGTTAATGATGTTCTAGAAGAAACGCTGTGGTTGATGTTGCGATCGCTTCAGACAGAGAATGTAACAACAATTCTCGATACGAGCTTTTATACACCTCCTACAGCACCCTTAGGGAACTTGCGAATTCGTTCATCACCACAAATCGCGCCAGCGCAAATTCATCCCCTCGAACTCGAACTTCAGCAACAACTTATCGATAAAATCGCACCATATCGGTTACTCGTACCGCCTCATGCTGCACTCGATTTCCCAGGATTATTTATCACTGCATCGCAAACAGATCAACCTGCTGCTGAGGCGCAATGGAGTGGCTTTAGCGCAGGGTTATTTACCTATGCCTTAACTCAATCACTGTGGGAAGCAACCCCAGCAACAACGATTCACGTGAGCTTAAGTAAAGCAACTAGTGTCGTTGAGCTTGTCGGAAAACAGCAACCACAACTGTGCGGGCAAAAAAGTCAAGAACAAGCTGATGTCGCACTTCACTTTATGCCTAATACCGATGTCAGCGCGGATGGTGTCGTAATCGCTGTAGAAGATAATGGCAAAGCAGCACAATTATGGTTAGCAGGATTACAGCCAACGCTTTTGCAGTACTACGGCGTCAACTCGCGGTTTAAAGTTGTGACACCTTCTAGCGGTGAAGCAGGTGCAGATCAAGCGCAGCTACAAATGCGATCGCGTACAGGGTTAACCGCCAAAGCCTTGCTGGTTGCAGACAACGAAAGTACAAATACGCTACAAACAGGTCAATTAGTCCAAGAGGCGATCCGCATTGTTCCACGCAATATTAATCTCAACGTTGCCTTAGATCCTGGACTTGAACGCATTGAGCGCGTCGATGCTACTAGTGCGTTTGCTACCGCGTCTTTTGTAACGTTAGTTACTTCAGGAGAACTAGCAGATTGCCTATTTGGTCGCATTCAAGACGATACCCAATCAACTACCGCCAGCCGTTACGGGTTATTTACGCTAGCCCACGAATTAATTCCTAATACTGCGGGTGAAGCGGGAGAAGCCGTTAAAGTTGCCGTACAGCGCTTAATTCCGAAATTGCAAACACTTTTAGCAGCAAAGTTGTGGCGGCTAACGAGTAATGAAACTTCTGATTTAGATATTCAGGCAACTCTCGAAGTTGTCAGTGCGCAAAAACAGGCAATTATCGAGCGCGAAACACAGCGCTTTCAGATCAAGCACCGAGTTGAAACTACTACACCAAGCATTGTTTCGACAACTTCAGGTATCCCATCATTACCGATCGGCAGCCGAATTAAATACAAAATAACTAATCATAGCGATCGCCCCGTCTACTTATTACTGCTAGGCTTAGATAGCAGCAAAAATGCGATCGTTCTTTATCCAGGAAAAGCCCTTGCTGCTTCTGGTTCTACCGATACCGCATCGATACAAGAGTTGGCGATCGCGCCAGAGACAACTATAAGCGTACCTCGAACCGAGATTGATTTTGAGTGGATACTGCACGGACCACCTGCGGTTTGCGAAACGCAGCTGATTCTCAGTAGAAGTCCTTTTACGCAAACGCTTGCTGCTTTGGATGCTGCACGCGAAGATCTGCGCGGTGAAGAATACATTAGTATCTTGTCAAACCCTCTAGAAGTTACCCAAGCCCTACTACGCGATTTACAAACCGCAAGCGCGATCGCTCCAGACACAATGGGAGCGGCCCCTGATACCTACGCTTTAGACGTCAACGCGTGGGCAAGCTTCAACTTCATTTATCAGGTAACTTAA
- the sat gene encoding sulfate adenylyltransferase encodes MSYRDGIAPHGMQLINRVATPEQKQEFLDKADSLARVQLDERAVSDLEMIAIGGFSPLNGFMEHEDYERVVVEMRLANGLPWSIPITLSVDEAIAEPLTEGSLIRLDDPSGRFIGVLQLTQKYHYDKAKEAVNVYRTDDIKHPGVKVVYDQGSVNLAGPVWLLERQPHSLFPKYQIDPAESRQMFKDKGWKTVVGFQTRNPIHRAHEYIQKCALETVDGLFLHPLVGATKEDDIPADVRMRCYEILLEHYYPQDRVILAINPAAMRYAGPREAIFHALVRKNYGCTHFIVGRDHAGVGDYYGTYDAQYIFDEFEPAELGITPMMFEHAFYCKRTLQMATTKTSPSKPEERVHLSGTKVREMLRRGELPPPEFSRPEVAAELAKAMRIPVEVK; translated from the coding sequence ATGAGTTATCGAGACGGCATTGCTCCCCACGGAATGCAATTGATCAATCGTGTCGCCACACCTGAACAAAAGCAAGAATTTTTGGACAAAGCTGATTCATTAGCGCGAGTTCAACTTGATGAGCGAGCCGTTTCTGACTTAGAAATGATCGCAATCGGTGGCTTCAGTCCGTTGAATGGATTCATGGAACATGAAGACTACGAACGCGTAGTTGTTGAAATGCGGTTAGCAAATGGTTTACCGTGGTCAATTCCAATTACGCTTTCAGTGGATGAAGCGATCGCCGAACCGCTCACAGAAGGTAGCTTAATCCGCTTGGACGATCCTAGTGGTCGATTTATTGGTGTCTTGCAACTCACGCAAAAATACCACTACGACAAAGCGAAAGAAGCCGTTAACGTTTATCGTACGGATGACATCAAGCACCCTGGTGTTAAAGTTGTTTACGACCAAGGATCAGTCAATCTTGCAGGCCCAGTTTGGTTACTAGAACGTCAACCTCATTCTTTGTTTCCTAAATACCAAATCGATCCAGCCGAATCGCGACAAATGTTTAAAGATAAAGGCTGGAAAACTGTTGTCGGGTTTCAAACTCGTAACCCCATCCACCGTGCGCATGAATACATTCAAAAATGCGCATTAGAAACCGTCGATGGATTATTTTTGCATCCTTTAGTTGGCGCGACCAAAGAAGATGATATTCCAGCCGATGTGCGAATGCGCTGCTACGAAATTTTACTTGAACATTACTACCCGCAAGACCGCGTTATTTTAGCAATTAACCCCGCCGCCATGCGTTATGCGGGTCCTCGTGAAGCAATCTTTCATGCTTTAGTTCGCAAAAACTACGGCTGTACTCACTTTATTGTCGGTCGCGACCATGCAGGCGTAGGTGACTATTACGGTACATATGATGCACAGTACATCTTTGATGAGTTTGAGCCTGCTGAATTGGGCATCACACCGATGATGTTTGAACACGCTTTCTACTGCAAGCGTACGTTGCAAATGGCAACAACAAAAACGAGTCCAAGTAAACCGGAAGAACGCGTTCACCTTTCGGGAACCAAAGTGCGAGAAATGCTGCGACGTGGAGAATTACCACCACCAGAGTTCTCGCGTCCTGAAGTCGCCGCAGAGTTGGCGAAAGCGATGCGTATACCTGTAGAAGTGAAGTAG